A region of Mycteria americana isolate JAX WOST 10 ecotype Jacksonville Zoo and Gardens chromosome 11, USCA_MyAme_1.0, whole genome shotgun sequence DNA encodes the following proteins:
- the TXNRD3 gene encoding thioredoxin reductase 3: MPPPGQTPLPDWDGLKLRVRTLIASHRVMIFSKSYCPYCNKVKELFRSLRVEYYALELDVTADGPSIQQVLAELTNQRTVPNVFVNGTHVGGCDSTYQAYHDGSLQKLLGDSKDLEPYDYDLIVIGGGSGGLACSKEAAALGKKVMVLDYVVPTPLGTSWGLGGTCVNVGCIPKKLMHQAALLGQALQDSRKYGWQYEEQVKHNWEIMVEAIQNYIGSLNWGYRVSLREKSVTYLNSYGEFIEPHKIKATNRKGQVTYHTAETFVLATGERPRYLGIPGDKEYCITSDDLFSLPYCPGKTLVVGASYVSLECAGFLAGLGLDVTVMVRSILLRGFDQEMAEKVGAHMETHGVKFIRKFVPVQVEQLEEGMPGRLKVTAKSTEGPEIFEEEYNTVLIAIGRDACTRNIGLETIGVKINEKNGKVPVNDEEQTNVPYVYAIGDILDGKLELTPVAIQAGKLLARRLYGGSSTKCDYINVPTTVFTPLEYGSCGLAEERAIEEYGKQNLEVYHSLFWPLEWTVPGRDNNTCYAKIICSKHDNNRVIGFHVLGPNAGEVTQGFAAAIKCGLTKELLDETIGIHPTCGEVFTTMDITKSSGQDITQRGC, encoded by the exons atGCCGCCGCCGGGCCAGACCCCGCTCCCGGACTGGGACGGCCTGAAGCTCCGCGTGCGGACACTCATCGCCTCCCACCGCGTCATGATCTTCAGCAAGAGCTACTGCCCCTACTGCAATAag GTGAAAGAACTCTTCCGCTCTCTGCGTGTGGAGTACTATGCTTTGGAACTTGATGTAACTG cTGATGGACCCAGTATTCAGCAAGTGTTAGCAGAGCTAACTAATCAGAGGACAGTGCCTAATGTATTTGTGAATGGAACTCACGTAGGTGGTTGTGATTCAACTTACCAG gcttatcatGATGGATCACTGCAGAAACTTCTTGGGGATAGCAAAGACTTAGAACCCTATGATTATGACCTCATTGTTATTGGTGGTGGCTCAGGTGGACTTGCGTGTTCCAAG GAAGCTGCTGCCTTGGGAAAGAAAGTAATGGTATTAGATTATGTTGTTCCAACACCTCTTGGAACCTCATGGG GACTTGGTGGCACATGTGTAAATGTAGGTTGCATTCCTAAGAAGCTAATGCATCAAGCAGCACTTCTGGGTCAGGCACTCCAAGATTCAAGGAAATACGGGTGGCAGTATGAAGAACAAG TTAAACATAACTGGGAGATCATGGTAGAAGCAATTCAAAACTACATTGGTTCTTTAAACTGGGGCTATCGAGTGTCCTTAAGAGAAAAGTCTGTGACATACCTCAATTCTTATGGAGAATTCATTGAACCGCACAAAATTAAG GCAACTAATAGAAAAGGACAAGTAACCTATCACACGGCAGAGACTTTTGTCCTGGCAACAGGAGAAAGGCCTAGATATCTGGGTATCCCTGGAGATAAAGAATACTGTATTACAAG tgatgacctcttctccctgccttaCTGCCCTGGCAAAACTCTAGTTGTGGGTGCTTCCTATGTGTCTCTAGAGTGCGCAGGATTTCTTGCTGGTCTAGGTCTAGATGTCACCGTGATGGTGCGTTCCATACTCCTTCGGGGCTTTGACCAAGAAATGGCAGAGAAAGTAGGTGCTCACATGGAAACACACGGCGTAAAGTTCATCAGGAAGTTTGTACCTGTTCAG GTTGAACAGCTGGAGGAAGGCATGCCTGGAAGACTGAAAGTAACAGCAAAGTCTACTGAGGGACCAGAAATCTTTGAAGAAGAATATAACACT gtTTTGATAGCCATTGGTCGTGATGCATGTACCAGAAATATTGGTTTAGAGACAATTGGTGTCAAAATCAATGAGAA gaatgGGAAAGTACCTGTAAATGATGAAGAGCAAACCAATGTGCCTTATGTCTATGCTATTGGAGATATATTGGATGGAAAACTTGAACTTACTCCAGTTGCCATTCAAGCAGGGAAACTGCTAGCCCGCAGGCTTTATGGTGGTAGTTCCACAAAG tgtgacTATATCAATGTACCAACGACAGTGTTTACTCCTTTAGAGTATGGCAGCTGTGGGTTAGCTGAAGAAAGAGCCATAGAAGAATATGGAAAGCAAAACTTGGAG GTTTATCACAGTTTGTTCTGGCCACTTGAATGGACAGTACCAGGCAGAGATAACAACACTTGTTATGCAAAGATTATCTGCAGTAAACATGACAAC AATCGTGTGATAGGATTTCATGTTCTTGGACCTAATGCTGGTGAAGTTACCCAAGGTTTTGCTGCTGCAATAAAATGTGGTCTCACCAAAGAATTACTTGATGAAACAATTGGTATCCATCCAACTTGTGGAGag GTGTTCACTACAATGGATATTACGAAGTCTTCAGGACAAGACATCACTCAAAGGGGCTGCTGA